The genomic segment TTGTATTGCTCCCCCTACGCGTCGACCTTTAACggccccttcctctctcttgttttttttgcTCTGCGTTTTTCATGTGACTCACCTCCGCGTAACGGCTTCGGTCAACGTTACCATGTTGTGTGTTTCGTGTTCTTTCGAGATTGCCACTGTCCGGCGACCTAGTGAAGACACTTGTCTTTTGTCTTTGCTTCGCATGAAAATTGCACCCGCACCTGGCAGAGGCGCCCCTGTGGCCCCCCTCGTACTTAATTTGAACCATCTGCGACGCCTGCTCGGCTCTGGTGTTCCCTGGCCTCGCGATGGTTTTCTTTCACATTGTGCGCACACCAATCGCCGCtcaagcacacacccacacctacGAGAATGAAAGGGCAGCTGTGCGAGTTGCTTTTTACTCCGCCATTCGTGCCACTTCAGCTACAAACACTTCATTCacacctcttttcttcaccccttgttgctgttgtACTGAGTGGGATTTTCacctcgccgctcttctcctcctcttgatCTCTCAGTTTGCGTTTCTTTTCATTTCTCTTTTGCACTTTTGCGTGACGCACCAACCGACGCTCCCCGCAGGAACAGCACCGACATTTTTCCACGCATACCCACAAAAAATACAGACTGAGTTGCACTCATTTACCACGACACGGCCGAGGCGCTTACGAGGCTCGCGATTGCGATAGTCTCCGCTGTCCCGCACCGGTTTCCCCAAAGGAATCGAGGGGCTTTGGAGCGCCGTCTTTCTTTCTTCATGTCCTACGACGTTCCGCTTATCCTCGTAAATAATGACACCAGAAAGCAAAGCCAATAGCGCTGCCGAGCGAGCGGTGCTCGTGTCGTCCATTCTGTGAGAAGAGCTGCGTGAGCTAGTACGTGCTTCCTCACTTTTGGTGGCTATTACATCCGCGACTCCTTCGTCTCTatcggcagtggcagcactgTCTAGAACCACCTCAAAGCGCATCAGAACATCTACACGGAGAGCAGGAAGCGATGGTTTTCTAGAGTGTACGCTTGACCAAATACCAGCCTCTATGCTGCAAGCGACCTTCTCATCGACAAGCATCTCGGACTGCGCAGGGCCATGCTCTTCTTCACATCTGTTCTGGGTGGCTCCGTGGTGTGTTACGCTAGTCTATGTGCCACGACGTATGGGATTATTTATATCGACCACATCGTATCCGGCCTTGGCGGGGAGtcgctctccgtctctcaGTACCCCTTTCTAGCGCAGCTGTTCAAGGGCCGTCGCGAAATGGCGCTTGCGTTTGGGGATTACCATCAGCGTCTTGTGTGCCACCTCATCAtgccgcttttttttttcattttaTTTGCACCAACGATCGCAAACAGCAGGCGTGCCGAATCGACTGCTATTTCGGCCGTTACCACTTACCGCATCTCAGCGCTTTCGTGCGCTGTGCTCGTGATGGCTGGCCGCTATACCAAGCACACAAGCTAGCTAATTGGTAGCGCAGAGGACGAGCGTGACGTAACAGCTGAGAGTGAGGCGGTGCGTTTATCAAACATTGTGCGGATGTCGTTGGCGCGCTGGCTGTTCTGCGGTGTGTTTGTATTTTGCCACACAGTCATAGTCCGTTTCGTGAGTGTGGGCAAGAATTGTTTCGAGGTCAGCTACGGCTACACCGGCGACTCAACGACCCGCTGCCTTTCGTTCTGAGATCATCATCGCCGTGGCAAACCTGGCTATCGGATTGACATTGGGCTTGGTGGGTCAAGACCTGTGGTAACTCATCTTCAGCTGCTCGTTCTTTGCCGCCATCCACGTGCTGTGCATGGTGACGATGATCTCTGGCACCATTTTCATGGTGCTTCTGCAGCTTTCTGATGTCGGGGCTGTGACCCTCGGTGCTGTAGGCCGTGCGGAGCCCTTGTTTTCCTTCTGGGCAGCGTACGGCGCGATGACCTCAATGCAAAACATCCTGCTCGGTATCCTTTCCAGCGCTTGTGGGGGGATCCTGGATCGCTtgcggcacagcggcagcaacacggcagagctggtgcaggacgtgccagcagtggtggcgtaCATGTAGGCCAAGGCCTTCTCTCTACTTTTGCGTCTCCTTACGGTGCAGGCGAGCGtggctttttctttttcgagGGCTGTCGCACGAGAGAGGAGTTCAATGCCATGGGCGACAAGCGGCGGCAGGTCGTAGGGGAACTCAGTCGGCAGCACATTGACTTTGAAGTTGTCGAACCGAACTCGGAAGACATGGTGTCTGACGAAGCGGAGTCACACTATGTGGTCACGGGAGCCGCGCTCGTTGATACTCCACCCCTCCAATTCTCCACATGGCCACATGCTGTGAGGTGGGGCCGATCTACGGTGATAACCGTTGTCCTCTGCCAAGTACTGCTGATGAAGAGGGGATGACgagtgtgtttgtgtgtgcgtttcaCCGCATACTACTGTGCTGACGCCACGTTAGTGGTCGTGGACTacagtgccgctgctgttgccctcACGATGCCGAGAGGTTCAGCGGACCTGCGGCTGCTAATGGATCACACGCTCCTCTCTGCAATTGACTCTCGTCTCGGACGCTTCGCTACACTTTATCTCCGCCAATTAATTCAGGGCTCTGGGAGGCCTTATTGCGTTGTACCCCGCGCTGATCAACTCCCTTTTCGTTGAAATTATCGCTTGCTCGtgctcgcttctctcctcgttGGCGCTCAGTGTTGCTTCGCAGCCAGTGTCCCACGCCGTGCTAGGCGCCAcggccctctccccccatgTTGTttgcccctcttcttcttgcctaTTGTgccttctttttgttgttcttgttgtcgctccctctctgtgcacgGCACCCTTCCACGCCATCGGTCTTGCTAACTGGAAACCGTACTCAAAAAGCACTGCCGCGCAGGGTGCAAACTTGCAATTTGGCAACTCTTCTACCTCATGGTTGAGGATGGGGTAAATAGGGCGTTGCTTACTGCactggcgctcctgcagctcctcgcgtCTCTCACTATCGCCAGTGTGCCGCAACGGGCTCCCCATGCTGCTTCTCAAAGGCTGCTCCCCGGGCCGCTGACACCGTTCCTGTCGTCGCCACAACAGCCTCTGCATGCAAGTATAATGTCACGACCAGCACCATCTGTGGTCACGTGCGCCAGTTTCATCGACGTGGTCGAtatttttttcttccacgacctcctccttcctgctGCCCACATCATCGTCGTGTCCCGCGCTTGTTGCTTCTGTTTTCATATTCTCTGCTCTCGTATCACAAAGCCCCTTTCATTCATACCTGTTCATCTGTTGTCAGTCGCTGCGTGAGGGACACGATGCCAAGCAGGGCGGTGATTCgaaagaagcagcggcgcgaggcAAGGCGACGAAAAGCCCAGCAGGGGGCTGGCGCATCGTCCCACTGCTTTTCATCAGCTTACCTAGGAAGCGATGAGACCTCTCCTCGTTGTTCTTCATTGCCAATACAGTTGCTGTTCTCTAAACCGCGTGCGGAAGCACAAGTGTCGCGCAAGCGCGCGCCCGAGTTATCCTCTACCAACCCGTCTTCTTCACCGAGCACTGCATATCCCGCATCTGCGAGTTTAGCGCTTCCGCCTCCACGGAAGCGGAAGCGGGTGGAGGTGCCGCCGACTGAGTCGATGCCGGAGGGTCTGACTCGGAAGGAACGCCGGCGCTGGGAaacgaggcagcagctggagcgccAGATGTCGCGACTGAACTCGAGTGCTGTGGCTGCAAAGGAGATGATCGTggaggcagctgcgcagcaccgcgacACGGCAAGTGATTTCGGCAATGACAAtgcggctgccgcgtcaGAGCCGAAACTGCGGCACGACCCCAAGTTCAAGAACGGCACATTTTGGCGTGAtcgaaaggaaaagagggcgcGGACGCTTTTCCTTGGTGGCATACCCTTCTCATTCTCGGTGAAGCAGGTGAAGGACTTCATTAGCACCGTGCTGGACTTTGATCAGGGCTCCAGCGATTACGTGGATCAGATTGGCAAGgacgcggaggtggtggatgaGGTAGACATGCTACCGGTAAAGCACCATAGTAAGGTCAAGCACATGTATGTGACCATGGCAtccgtctctctcgccggctgcgccgcagcgctgctggacgGATACAaagtggaggggagggtgctACGGTGTAACTTTGCAGCGAATAAGTCAGAGCGCGAAGAGGCAATCCGGCGACGAACTGTCGCACAGCGATGAGTTTACGTGTTTCCTAAAAAATAATTTATGTGTGCCAGTCTCGCAAAAAACACAGAAAGATACGCAGCACTGTCCATGGCCGTCGTTTCATTTTCGCAGGGCGGTTGAGCGTCTGTGCTGGGGGTGTGCGCGTAATACTCTAGGTGTGACTTTGCACGATGGCATTAAGGATGAGCCGTTGCCACTGAGGCATCGACAGAGCATGAAGGAAAAAGGTGAAAGCTGTTATCACAACTTTTGTTTTCGATATGCTGATGACCGGTAGAGGAATCCCTCATCTCTATTTCacggtgtgcagcagcatcgactGCTTTTCGTGTAGCTGATTTTGTGCTGGACGCTGTAGTCAGCCGCGAACACACAGGGCTTTTGGGGATCCACGTGCGCTTAAGCAGTACGTGGCTTCGTTCTCCTGCCTACTCTCCGGCCTTTGATTTGacccgctcctcttcttgtgtGTTCTTTCTTTCAACGCTCAGTTCTGCTTCCCGGTGGTATTCTCATGACTACAATTATGTggcgcggcaccaccgcacgAACGCCTGCGTTACTTTTACACCCTCTTCGCTTCGCCTCTCATCGCTTGTGGGCTTGCTCGCGTCTCCCCatttcttttcgttctcttctccccttcgccctctttttctcttggtgctgctcctgtAAAGGCGGTCTGCGGGGGCGCATTTGTGCGCGTCAACTCGACCTCGCGTCTAGTCAGGGCTTTAGTCTGCTTTGTCGCTCCGTTGCCGGCGGTGAGCAgacctgtgtgcgtgcatttGTCTTCACGACATGGTCGACGGCCTGTTAGGGGACTGCGGCGGTTGCCACTGTGAGCTAGCAAGAGAGTGTGCACGCGTCTCGTTGGGAGtctgagagagcgagcgccGTGTTCCTTTTCCTGTCTCCCTGCCGCTCTGTGCtgccttccctttcccctttctctggATCTTTACGCATGCGCTTTGGAGAGAAAAATTTCTGCTTTGAcatctctgcctctttttcctttggcGTATGGCTCCTGTGTGTACTGCTGTTCGTGGTTGCCTCCATCAATGTGTGTATcgttgtatgtgtgttgTGCTTTGCCTCTCATCGGTAAGCTCCGCCTGCTGCCGTTGTCCTCTCGTCTTAGACGTGATTAGGCTGTTTCTCAtcatcttctccaccttgttTACGCGTAGAAGCGATACCTCTCCCTTCCGCCCCCGCCCCATTGGGTCTCGAGCACTCTCTTGTGTTGTCGCTGCTTCCGCCGCCTTCGCAATTTGCTCGGatgttttctcttctgccctcactgctgcttttttctctcttgtcaCTGTCCGCTGAACTTTTCTGGCATCTCCTCAGTGGTGCTCATCGTTTCTACGCCACGTGTGAGAGGCCGAAATGACCATGCATGTGCTCGTGGCCACCGACACCGCAAGAGGGCGCTAATCCGGGATCGAAGCACCCCTCCTCAGCTTCGTCGAATCCGCACCGCGTAGCAGGCCGATACGCTACACAGACAGGCATTCACTCGCAGCGCCAATGCCACAGTACAGATGTGGCTAAGAGCGGTGAATGGGGACGAGtctcgtttctcttttcctccctctttccaaTCTCTCCCCTAACTAACACGTGAGATCAACTCCGCCCCACTGGGGGGACAAAAAAATATTGGGCATGTCGGGGTTGTGCTCAGAGAGACGATGTGTGACATTTCAATGTGGTAGTCACGCACATGGCGGTTTCCCTCGCTTTACAGACTGTTGGCCACACTGCAGCTACGAAGCTCGATGGGGCGTTTTCCTCATTTTGCTGTGGAGTGCTGGTACGTCTTGTGGCCGACTTTCGGCCGCGATGCACGGGCCTATGTGTGGAGTGTGGTTGCTCTCCATCCTCTTTCTTATGTTGGGGAAGATGTTGGCTGGCTCTTACCACCTTGTCTACGAGTTCAAGCcagtccccccctcctcatcacCATGTGAGCCACCGGGCGAGGGATGACGGGTAAGGAAGGTTGAACCCTTCACCTTCGTAAAAGTCACGGCAAAGGCAAACAGCGATTCCGTGAGGGCGGAGCACAAGCGTTTGCTTCCCCTGCCTGGCGACATCCAACGCGTTTGGGGTCATCGCCCAGAACAGGTGAGTACACGGTACGGAGGCCCTTAACTCAATAGTTACgttccctttccctcttctctttcatctCAGATTATCGAGGTCTGGATACACTCACACTCAGTGGAAGATACCAACAATGAGTAAGCTGCCTCCCGTCTCGACCTTCTGCGAGTTTGGGGAGTGGAAGTCGGAAGGAAACGACTCCGATCACTCATCCTCTTCCaactcttcttcttcgtcaAGTACCCCCTGCCACGCTTCTAAGCGGTTTAGctcctttgctgctgcggcactcgGCAAAGGACAGCACAAGTTAAGCACCCTGTCGATCTCTGACACAGAAGACGAGCTGCGTACTGAAATCGAGCAAAGCAAGTCGTCACTAGAATGTAACCTGTCTGCACTGAGGCTGTCCGCCGTGCCATCGGATGTGCCAGTGAGCATCGTGCGTAAGATCTCTCTCTCGGAGAACAAACTTGTCTCGCTGCCGGAAGCGCTCTTCTCAAATGGGTCATTCTGCGCGCTGGTGGAGTTGGTCCTGAACACCAATCAGCTGACGtctcttccgctctctcttttttacCTTCCCTACCTGCAGGTGCTGTCAGTGAACAACAACTCACTGACATCGCTGCCGTTTGAGCGTGTGGGGGGCGCA from the Leishmania panamensis strain MHOM/PA/94/PSC-1 chromosome 28 sequence genome contains:
- a CDS encoding RNA binding protein, putative (TriTrypDB/GeneDB-style sysID: LpmP.28.0160), producing the protein MPEGLTRKERRRWETRQQLERQMSRLNSSAVAAKEMIVEAAAQHRDTASDFGNDNAAAASEPKLRHDPKFKNGTFWRDRKEKRARTLFLGGIPFSFSVKQVKDFISTVLDFDQGSSDYVDQIGKDAEVVDEVDMLPVKHHSKVKHMYVTMASVSLAGCAAALLDGYKVEGRVLRCNFAANKSEREEAIRRRTVAQR